The following proteins come from a genomic window of Bactrocera tryoni isolate S06 chromosome 1, CSIRO_BtryS06_freeze2, whole genome shotgun sequence:
- the LOC120766790 gene encoding C-1-tetrahydrofolate synthase, cytoplasmic isoform X1, translating into MSVQYKRFLKVLEKWPTDKTKVGRSFPETSTKKMSGSAKLISGTEVANEIRASLKRQIEDVKAKLSSFTPGLRILQVGGREDSNVYIRMKVKAATEIGITVEHIKLPSTVAEVDLLEKITELNLDPNVHGIIVQMPLDSETKIDSHKVTDAVCPDKDVDGLHTVNEGRVSIGDLNGYLPCTPWGCIELIKRTGVQIAGAQAVVLGRSKIVGTPVSQLLKWENATVTVCHSKTKNLEQICRNADILVVAIGVPELVKGSWIKPGAVVIDCGINVKPDSTKQGNSRLVGDVLFDEAKQVASFITPVPGGVGPMTVAMLMKNTVRSALSAAEKLVQTTWDLAPLTLAKVRPVPSDIIIARSQKPKHISNLAKEIGLIGREISLYGDKKAKISLSTVDRLKSRSDGSYIVVAGITPTPLGEGKSTTLIGLVQALCAHKGRNAIACMRQPSQGPTFGIKGGAAGGGYAQVIPMDEFNLHLTGDIHAVSAANNLLAAQLDTRIFHENTQKDQSLYDRLVPRIKGHRKFSNIQLRRLQRLGISKTDPDSLTPEEQSRFARLDIDPDTIMWERVIDINDRYLREVTIGQSPSEKNFTRKTSFAISVASEIMAVLALATDMEDMKQRLANMVVAFDRKGRPVTADDLGVTGALTVLLKDALDPTLMQTLEGTPVLVHTGPFANIAHGCSSIVADRIGLKLVGKKGFVCTEAGFGSDIGMEKFCNVKCRFSGLKPNAMVLVATVRALKMHGGGAAVTPGAPLNKQYTEENLELLEKGLPNLLQHISNGQKFGFPVIVAINRHTSDTEAEHNLIKQAALKAGAFAAVLCTHWSDGGEGASELADAVIKACESPSGFKLLYDINLPLEDKMNIIAQNMYGAAKVELTPKAMDSLKKLNAAGFGTLPVCMSKTSGSLTGDAAIKGAPKGFTLTVQDMYVSAGAGFVVAMCGEITKMPGLSTRPAIYDIDLNTETGEIEGLF; encoded by the exons ATCCTTTCCAGAAACTTCAACAAAAAAGATGTCGGGTAGCGCCAAACTGATTTCAGGCACCGAAGTGGCCAA TGAAATTCGTGCGTCTTTAAAACGGCAAATTGAAGATGTAAAGGCTAAGCTTTCCAGTTTTACACCCGGCTTGCGAATTTTACAAGTGGGTGGGCGTGAAGATTCAAACGTTTACATTCGCATGAAGGTAAAGGCTGCAACAGAAATTGGCATTACCGTTGAACACATAAAACTTCCAAGTACTGTGGCCGAAGTCGATTTGCTGGAGAAG ATAACGGAACTGAACTTAGATCCCAATGTACATGGCATTATAGTGCAAATGCCTCTTGATTCTGAGACTAAAATTGATTCTCATAAGGTAACCGACGCCGTTTGTCCAGATAAGGATGTCGATGGGCTACATACCGTAAATGAGGGACGTGTTTCTATCGGAGATTTAAATGGATATCTACCATGTACACCATGGGGTTGTATTGAATTGATTAAACGGACGGGTGTCCAAATTGCAGGAGCACAAGCTGTTGTCCTAGGTAGAAGTAAAATCGTTGGTACGCCTGTGTCACAGCTGTTAAAATGGGAGAACGCCACAGTGACCGTTTGCCATTCCAAAACTAAAAACCTGGAGCAAATT tGCCGAAACGCCGACATTCTAGTCGTTGCCATTGGTGTGCCAGAATTAGTAAAAGGAAGCTGGATCAAACCAGGAGCTGTTGTTATTGACTGTGGCATTAATGTTAAGCCAG ATTCTACCAAACAAGGAAACTCGCGGCTGGTCGGTGATGTTCTTTTTGACGAAGCAAAACAAGTAGCTTCATTTATTACTCCAGTTCCTGGCGGCGTTGGACCAATGACTGTAGCCATGCTAATGAAAAACACTGTTCGTTCGGCTTTGTCAGCTGCTGAAAAATTAGTACAAACCACTTGGGATTTGGCACCGCTTACTTTGGCTAAAGTTAGACCTGTACCATC AGACATCATTATTGCGAGATCTCAAAAGCCCAAACATATCTCCAATTTGGCCAAAGAGATTGGGTTGATAGGCAGGGAGATTTCACTTTATGgagacaaaaaagcaaaaatatccTTGAGTACGGTAGACCGCTTGAAAAGTCGTTCTGATGGTTCATACATAGTGGTAGCTGg tATTACACCCACTCCCCTTGGAGAAGGTAAAAGTACAACACTGATTGGGCTTGTTCAGGCACTTTGTGCCCATAAAGGTCGTAATGCAATTGCTTGCATGAGACAACCATCACAAGGTCCCACTTTTGGAATCAAGGGTGGAGCTGCTGGCGGTGGCTATGCACAAGTCATTCCAATGGAtgaatttaatttgcatttaacGGGCGATATCCATGCTGTTTCGGCAGCCAATAACTTGCTTGCTGCCCAATTGGATACCCGTATTTTCCATGAAAATACCCAAAAGGATCAATCGTTGTACGATCGGCTGGTACCACGAATTAAAGGTCACCgtaaattttcgaatattcaaCTGCGCCGTTTACAGCGGTTGGGAATTTCGAAAACCGATCCTGATTCATTAACACCAGAAGAACAAAGCCGTTTTGCCCGTTTGGATATCGATCCCGACACAATAATGTGGGAACGTGTCATTGATATTAACGATCGTTATTTACGTGAAGTAACAATTGGTCAATCGCCCTCCGAGAAGAATTTCACTCGTAAAACCTCATTTGCCATCTCAGTTGCTAGCGAAATAATGGCTGTGTTGGCACTTGCTACAGACATGGAAGATATGAAACAGCGGCTAGCAAACATGGTGGTGGCATTCGATCGCAAGGGTAGGCCTGTGACTGCCGATGATCTAGGTGTTACTGGTGCACTAACTGTTCTACTGAAGGATGCTTTAGATCCTACTTTAATGCAAACTTTAGAAGGTACACCTGTTCTGGTACACACTGGTCCATTTGCAAATATTGCGCATGGATGTTCCTCAATAGTTGCTGATAGAATCGGCCTGAAATTGGTGGGTAAAAAAGGTTTCGTTTGTACAGAAGCTGGTTTTGGTTCTGATATTGGCATGGAAAAGTTCTGTAACGTCAAATGTCGTTTCTCTGGTCTCAAACCAAATGCAATGGTGCTAGTAGCCACAGTTCGGGCTCTGAAAATGCATGGTGGTGGAGCTGCAGTCACCCCAGGAGCTCCGCTCAATAAGCAATATACCGAAGAGAATTTGGAATTGCTTGAAAAAGGATTACCTAACCTTCTTCAACACATTTCCAATGGTCAGAAATTCGGTTTCCCAGTTATAGTAGCCATTAATCGCCACAC GTCCGACACGGAGGCGGAACACAATCTCATAAAGCAAGCTGCTTTAAAAGCCGGTGCATTTGCAGCTGTCTTATGTACGCATTGGAGCGATGGTGGTGAAGGTGCCTCCGAGCTTGCCGATGCGGTGATAAAGGCGTGTGAAAGTCCAAGtggttttaaattattatatgatATTAATTTACCTCTGGAGGATAAAATGAATATAATTGCACAAAATATGTATGGGGCAGCCAAAGTTGAGTTAACTCCAAAAGCTATGGATTCTTTGAAAAAACTGAATGCTGCT gGTTTCGGTACCTTACCGGTCTGCATGTCTAAAACTTCCGGCTCATTAACTGGCGATGCCGCCATTAAGGGAGCGCCCAAAGGATTTACTCTCACTGTTCAAGATATGTACGTCTCTGCAGGAGCTGGCTTCGTCGTTGCTATGTGTGGAGAAATCACTAAAATGCCTGGTCTTTCAACTCGTCCTGCAATATACGACATTGATTTAAACACTGAAACTGGAGAAATTGAAGGATTGTTCTAA
- the LOC120766790 gene encoding C-1-tetrahydrofolate synthase, cytoplasmic isoform X2 has protein sequence MCSKYAYQKISEEYILGVSSNESFPETSTKKMSGSAKLISGTEVANEIRASLKRQIEDVKAKLSSFTPGLRILQVGGREDSNVYIRMKVKAATEIGITVEHIKLPSTVAEVDLLEKITELNLDPNVHGIIVQMPLDSETKIDSHKVTDAVCPDKDVDGLHTVNEGRVSIGDLNGYLPCTPWGCIELIKRTGVQIAGAQAVVLGRSKIVGTPVSQLLKWENATVTVCHSKTKNLEQICRNADILVVAIGVPELVKGSWIKPGAVVIDCGINVKPDSTKQGNSRLVGDVLFDEAKQVASFITPVPGGVGPMTVAMLMKNTVRSALSAAEKLVQTTWDLAPLTLAKVRPVPSDIIIARSQKPKHISNLAKEIGLIGREISLYGDKKAKISLSTVDRLKSRSDGSYIVVAGITPTPLGEGKSTTLIGLVQALCAHKGRNAIACMRQPSQGPTFGIKGGAAGGGYAQVIPMDEFNLHLTGDIHAVSAANNLLAAQLDTRIFHENTQKDQSLYDRLVPRIKGHRKFSNIQLRRLQRLGISKTDPDSLTPEEQSRFARLDIDPDTIMWERVIDINDRYLREVTIGQSPSEKNFTRKTSFAISVASEIMAVLALATDMEDMKQRLANMVVAFDRKGRPVTADDLGVTGALTVLLKDALDPTLMQTLEGTPVLVHTGPFANIAHGCSSIVADRIGLKLVGKKGFVCTEAGFGSDIGMEKFCNVKCRFSGLKPNAMVLVATVRALKMHGGGAAVTPGAPLNKQYTEENLELLEKGLPNLLQHISNGQKFGFPVIVAINRHTSDTEAEHNLIKQAALKAGAFAAVLCTHWSDGGEGASELADAVIKACESPSGFKLLYDINLPLEDKMNIIAQNMYGAAKVELTPKAMDSLKKLNAAGFGTLPVCMSKTSGSLTGDAAIKGAPKGFTLTVQDMYVSAGAGFVVAMCGEITKMPGLSTRPAIYDIDLNTETGEIEGLF, from the exons ATCCTTTCCAGAAACTTCAACAAAAAAGATGTCGGGTAGCGCCAAACTGATTTCAGGCACCGAAGTGGCCAA TGAAATTCGTGCGTCTTTAAAACGGCAAATTGAAGATGTAAAGGCTAAGCTTTCCAGTTTTACACCCGGCTTGCGAATTTTACAAGTGGGTGGGCGTGAAGATTCAAACGTTTACATTCGCATGAAGGTAAAGGCTGCAACAGAAATTGGCATTACCGTTGAACACATAAAACTTCCAAGTACTGTGGCCGAAGTCGATTTGCTGGAGAAG ATAACGGAACTGAACTTAGATCCCAATGTACATGGCATTATAGTGCAAATGCCTCTTGATTCTGAGACTAAAATTGATTCTCATAAGGTAACCGACGCCGTTTGTCCAGATAAGGATGTCGATGGGCTACATACCGTAAATGAGGGACGTGTTTCTATCGGAGATTTAAATGGATATCTACCATGTACACCATGGGGTTGTATTGAATTGATTAAACGGACGGGTGTCCAAATTGCAGGAGCACAAGCTGTTGTCCTAGGTAGAAGTAAAATCGTTGGTACGCCTGTGTCACAGCTGTTAAAATGGGAGAACGCCACAGTGACCGTTTGCCATTCCAAAACTAAAAACCTGGAGCAAATT tGCCGAAACGCCGACATTCTAGTCGTTGCCATTGGTGTGCCAGAATTAGTAAAAGGAAGCTGGATCAAACCAGGAGCTGTTGTTATTGACTGTGGCATTAATGTTAAGCCAG ATTCTACCAAACAAGGAAACTCGCGGCTGGTCGGTGATGTTCTTTTTGACGAAGCAAAACAAGTAGCTTCATTTATTACTCCAGTTCCTGGCGGCGTTGGACCAATGACTGTAGCCATGCTAATGAAAAACACTGTTCGTTCGGCTTTGTCAGCTGCTGAAAAATTAGTACAAACCACTTGGGATTTGGCACCGCTTACTTTGGCTAAAGTTAGACCTGTACCATC AGACATCATTATTGCGAGATCTCAAAAGCCCAAACATATCTCCAATTTGGCCAAAGAGATTGGGTTGATAGGCAGGGAGATTTCACTTTATGgagacaaaaaagcaaaaatatccTTGAGTACGGTAGACCGCTTGAAAAGTCGTTCTGATGGTTCATACATAGTGGTAGCTGg tATTACACCCACTCCCCTTGGAGAAGGTAAAAGTACAACACTGATTGGGCTTGTTCAGGCACTTTGTGCCCATAAAGGTCGTAATGCAATTGCTTGCATGAGACAACCATCACAAGGTCCCACTTTTGGAATCAAGGGTGGAGCTGCTGGCGGTGGCTATGCACAAGTCATTCCAATGGAtgaatttaatttgcatttaacGGGCGATATCCATGCTGTTTCGGCAGCCAATAACTTGCTTGCTGCCCAATTGGATACCCGTATTTTCCATGAAAATACCCAAAAGGATCAATCGTTGTACGATCGGCTGGTACCACGAATTAAAGGTCACCgtaaattttcgaatattcaaCTGCGCCGTTTACAGCGGTTGGGAATTTCGAAAACCGATCCTGATTCATTAACACCAGAAGAACAAAGCCGTTTTGCCCGTTTGGATATCGATCCCGACACAATAATGTGGGAACGTGTCATTGATATTAACGATCGTTATTTACGTGAAGTAACAATTGGTCAATCGCCCTCCGAGAAGAATTTCACTCGTAAAACCTCATTTGCCATCTCAGTTGCTAGCGAAATAATGGCTGTGTTGGCACTTGCTACAGACATGGAAGATATGAAACAGCGGCTAGCAAACATGGTGGTGGCATTCGATCGCAAGGGTAGGCCTGTGACTGCCGATGATCTAGGTGTTACTGGTGCACTAACTGTTCTACTGAAGGATGCTTTAGATCCTACTTTAATGCAAACTTTAGAAGGTACACCTGTTCTGGTACACACTGGTCCATTTGCAAATATTGCGCATGGATGTTCCTCAATAGTTGCTGATAGAATCGGCCTGAAATTGGTGGGTAAAAAAGGTTTCGTTTGTACAGAAGCTGGTTTTGGTTCTGATATTGGCATGGAAAAGTTCTGTAACGTCAAATGTCGTTTCTCTGGTCTCAAACCAAATGCAATGGTGCTAGTAGCCACAGTTCGGGCTCTGAAAATGCATGGTGGTGGAGCTGCAGTCACCCCAGGAGCTCCGCTCAATAAGCAATATACCGAAGAGAATTTGGAATTGCTTGAAAAAGGATTACCTAACCTTCTTCAACACATTTCCAATGGTCAGAAATTCGGTTTCCCAGTTATAGTAGCCATTAATCGCCACAC GTCCGACACGGAGGCGGAACACAATCTCATAAAGCAAGCTGCTTTAAAAGCCGGTGCATTTGCAGCTGTCTTATGTACGCATTGGAGCGATGGTGGTGAAGGTGCCTCCGAGCTTGCCGATGCGGTGATAAAGGCGTGTGAAAGTCCAAGtggttttaaattattatatgatATTAATTTACCTCTGGAGGATAAAATGAATATAATTGCACAAAATATGTATGGGGCAGCCAAAGTTGAGTTAACTCCAAAAGCTATGGATTCTTTGAAAAAACTGAATGCTGCT gGTTTCGGTACCTTACCGGTCTGCATGTCTAAAACTTCCGGCTCATTAACTGGCGATGCCGCCATTAAGGGAGCGCCCAAAGGATTTACTCTCACTGTTCAAGATATGTACGTCTCTGCAGGAGCTGGCTTCGTCGTTGCTATGTGTGGAGAAATCACTAAAATGCCTGGTCTTTCAACTCGTCCTGCAATATACGACATTGATTTAAACACTGAAACTGGAGAAATTGAAGGATTGTTCTAA